A region from the Flavobacteriales bacterium genome encodes:
- a CDS encoding MOSC domain-containing protein has translation MLSVASLHIHPVKSLGGFAVQGAKLTDRGFEHDRRWMLVDADARFITQRECSALTCMHCAPLTDGFRVTDVRDGSVTEVPWSLASGAASRASVFSDTVDVLHAPVEVSAWFADQLGIVCSLAYMPDASVRPTDPAYVNARTSLSDGYPYLIVSQASVDDLNARLNPSERIAMDRFRPNIVVAGGEAYQEDGWRAVMIGGTRFSLVKPCGRCIITTTDQTTGERGKEPLRTLASYRSVGNKVLFGMNAVAPDQGIVRVGDLVHPQA, from the coding sequence ATGCTGAGCGTCGCTTCGTTGCACATCCACCCGGTGAAGTCGCTCGGTGGTTTCGCTGTGCAAGGGGCAAAACTCACCGACCGTGGCTTCGAGCACGACCGGCGTTGGATGCTGGTGGATGCCGACGCCCGTTTCATCACGCAGCGCGAATGCAGTGCGCTCACATGCATGCACTGTGCGCCGCTTACCGATGGCTTTCGCGTCACGGATGTGCGCGATGGCTCCGTGACCGAGGTTCCTTGGTCGCTCGCTTCGGGAGCCGCCTCCCGCGCATCAGTATTCAGCGATACCGTGGATGTGCTGCATGCACCGGTGGAAGTCTCCGCGTGGTTCGCTGATCAGCTGGGCATCGTCTGCTCGCTCGCTTACATGCCCGATGCTTCGGTGCGCCCTACCGATCCCGCTTATGTGAATGCGCGTACCTCGTTGAGCGACGGCTATCCGTACTTGATCGTGTCGCAAGCTTCCGTCGATGATCTGAACGCACGGTTGAACCCCTCCGAGCGCATCGCGATGGACCGCTTCCGCCCGAACATCGTCGTGGCCGGTGGCGAGGCCTATCAAGAGGATGGCTGGCGTGCAGTGATGATCGGCGGAACGCGTTTCTCCCTGGTGAAACCCTGCGGCCGTTGCATCATCACCACCACGGACCAGACGACCGGTGAACGCGGCAAGGAGCCCTTGCGCACGCTCGCCTCCTACCGCTCCGTTGGCAACAAGGTGCTGTTCGGGATGAACGCGGTGGCGCCGGACCAGGGGATCGTGCGCGTGGGCGATCTTGTGCACCCACAGGCATGA